A region of Haladaptatus caseinilyticus DNA encodes the following proteins:
- a CDS encoding IclR family transcriptional regulator: MQTGDTPTDPVSTVNTAFEILEVLHEREGASLTTLADELDLAKSTVHRHLQTLHHRKYVVCEKNRYHLSLRFLEFGEHGQTRKKGYSMAEEKVRELAEKTGERAQFLVEEHGETVYVHRETGSNAVLTDPGIGKRIPLHMTSAGKAILAHLPKERVERIFDRYGLVSATEYTETDPEVLFEEFERIRERGYSINRQENVKGLHALGTVIRDGNGTILGAISVSGPGNRLKGPFFEEELPNLLLGTANELELNIAHA, encoded by the coding sequence ATGCAAACCGGAGACACACCGACCGATCCAGTTTCTACGGTGAATACGGCGTTCGAAATACTCGAAGTTCTGCACGAGCGGGAGGGAGCATCGTTGACGACGCTCGCCGACGAACTCGACTTGGCAAAGAGTACCGTTCACCGTCACCTTCAGACGCTTCACCATCGGAAATACGTCGTCTGTGAAAAGAACCGGTATCACCTGAGTCTTCGATTTCTCGAGTTCGGAGAACATGGTCAAACCCGTAAGAAAGGGTATTCCATGGCCGAAGAGAAAGTAAGGGAGTTGGCAGAGAAGACGGGTGAACGCGCCCAGTTTCTGGTCGAAGAACACGGCGAGACGGTGTACGTCCATCGCGAGACGGGAAGCAACGCCGTACTGACGGATCCTGGAATCGGAAAGCGTATTCCGCTACACATGACTTCGGCCGGTAAAGCGATCCTTGCACATCTGCCGAAAGAGCGGGTAGAGCGAATCTTCGATCGATACGGATTGGTGTCCGCGACGGAGTACACGGAAACCGATCCGGAGGTACTGTTCGAGGAGTTCGAACGTATTCGGGAACGAGGATACAGCATCAATAGACAGGAGAACGTGAAAGGACTTCACGCCCTCGGAACGGTCATCAGGGACGGAAACGGTACCATTCTGGGTGCGATCAGCGTTTCCGGTCCGGGGAACCGTTTGAAAGGACCATTTTTCGAAGAGGAACTCCCGAACCTGTTACTCGGAACCGCGAACGAACTCGAACTCAACATCGCTCACGCGTAA
- a CDS encoding MmgE/PrpD family protein, with protein sequence MQSVLAETCLGEFIAGLSYDDIPQESIATITRAFIDTIGVTLAGSAEGAGKVTTEAAGIDPANADAATLLGIESDASPDSVALRVGTASHALDYDDLSWSMSGHPSVTLVPALLALADETDASGRDLVTAYAAGFEAECAIAQPISPDHYEAGWHATATFGTFGAAAATANLLDLDEPEVEHALNIAASMPSGLKRNFGSMTKPLHAGHCSRSGITASRLASNGLTADEAAISGERGFWDLYSSADWNRFSVGDRWALRSEGIHIKAYPCCYFTHTSIAAAQTLLDGGIDPATVEHVTVSASAGAGDALHHADPDTGLEAKFSMEYAVASAIVRDSIDLTTFRDDALDDSRVQQMRERVEFVVDEDLAYDSHEATVRIATANDTYERTRENPPGVHDDPLTDDELRAKFEECAGTIISDAETERLYDVLSSLPTRTDVASTIARDS encoded by the coding sequence ATGCAATCGGTGTTAGCGGAGACGTGTCTCGGTGAATTCATCGCAGGATTGTCGTACGACGATATTCCGCAGGAGAGTATCGCAACGATTACGCGAGCGTTCATCGACACGATCGGTGTGACGCTGGCAGGGTCGGCCGAAGGTGCCGGGAAGGTGACGACTGAGGCTGCCGGAATCGATCCGGCGAACGCCGACGCGGCGACATTGCTCGGCATCGAATCGGACGCTTCCCCTGATTCCGTGGCCTTGCGTGTCGGAACGGCTAGTCATGCACTCGACTACGATGATCTCTCATGGTCGATGAGCGGGCATCCGAGCGTAACGCTCGTTCCCGCCCTGCTTGCGCTCGCTGATGAAACCGACGCGAGCGGACGTGACCTCGTTACGGCGTACGCAGCCGGCTTCGAAGCAGAGTGTGCCATTGCTCAACCAATTTCCCCCGACCATTATGAGGCTGGCTGGCACGCGACGGCTACGTTCGGCACGTTCGGCGCGGCCGCCGCGACGGCCAATTTGCTCGACCTGGACGAACCGGAAGTCGAACACGCGCTCAATATCGCCGCCTCGATGCCGTCGGGGCTCAAACGGAACTTCGGATCCATGACCAAGCCACTTCATGCCGGCCACTGTTCACGGTCGGGAATCACTGCGAGTCGTCTCGCTTCAAACGGACTCACCGCCGACGAAGCGGCGATAAGCGGTGAACGGGGGTTCTGGGATCTGTATAGCTCGGCGGACTGGAATCGGTTCTCGGTCGGCGATCGCTGGGCGCTACGGTCGGAAGGGATTCACATCAAGGCATACCCTTGCTGTTATTTTACGCACACCTCCATTGCGGCGGCACAGACGCTTCTTGACGGCGGAATCGACCCTGCCACCGTCGAACACGTAACCGTTTCAGCATCGGCGGGTGCTGGCGACGCGCTCCATCACGCGGACCCTGACACCGGTCTCGAAGCGAAGTTCTCGATGGAGTACGCGGTCGCGAGCGCCATCGTTCGGGATAGCATCGACCTAACAACGTTCCGGGACGACGCTCTCGATGACTCGCGCGTGCAGCAAATGCGTGAACGGGTCGAATTCGTCGTTGACGAGGATCTAGCGTACGATTCCCACGAGGCAACTGTGCGTATCGCTACCGCCAACGATACGTATGAACGAACCCGGGAGAATCCACCGGGAGTCCACGACGATCCCTTGACCGATGACGAACTTCGAGCCAAGTTCGAGGAGTGTGCCGGAACGATCATCTCGGACGCGGAAACCGAACGATTGTACGACGTCCTCTCGTCGCTCCCCACACGAACGGATGTCGCGTCGACGATCGCCAGGGACAGCTGA